From Sulfuracidifex tepidarius, one genomic window encodes:
- the panB gene encoding 3-methyl-2-oxobutanoate hydroxymethyltransferase: MKKVTARDLLKKKGKEKITMLTAYDYPVARIISETEIDSILVGDSLGMVVLGYQSTQKVDMEDMIRHTSAVSRANPPQLIVADMPFLSYEVSREEAVRNAGLLVKAGADAVKLEGGREIVDVVRAIINAGIPVMGHIGMTPQRYLKLGGFRVVGKSDAESDSIVEDAKALEEAGAFSIVIENTYADVAEKVTRSLSMPTICIGAGLSCDGQVLVIHDLLGLSEMRPYFAKAYLDLKSEIRKAVSAYVDDVRSGKFPGKENYKERAS; the protein is encoded by the coding sequence ATGAAAAAAGTAACAGCAAGAGATTTGCTCAAGAAGAAAGGAAAAGAGAAAATAACTATGTTGACGGCATACGATTACCCAGTGGCGAGGATAATCTCTGAGACTGAGATCGACTCTATCCTCGTAGGTGATTCATTGGGGATGGTGGTTTTAGGGTATCAGAGCACTCAGAAGGTCGATATGGAAGACATGATAAGGCACACGTCAGCGGTGAGCAGAGCCAATCCGCCGCAACTTATAGTCGCTGATATGCCTTTTCTCTCCTATGAAGTGAGCAGGGAGGAAGCTGTGAGGAACGCGGGTCTTCTTGTGAAAGCCGGAGCTGATGCTGTGAAACTCGAGGGAGGCAGGGAAATCGTGGACGTAGTTAGGGCGATCATAAACGCTGGGATTCCCGTCATGGGGCACATAGGGATGACGCCTCAGAGGTACTTGAAGCTTGGAGGTTTCAGGGTGGTGGGGAAGAGTGATGCAGAGTCGGACTCCATCGTGGAGGACGCTAAAGCACTTGAGGAGGCAGGAGCGTTCTCGATAGTAATAGAGAACACTTACGCTGACGTAGCGGAGAAGGTAACTAGATCTCTTTCAATGCCAACAATATGCATAGGTGCTGGTTTATCCTGCGACGGACAAGTCCTGGTGATACATGACCTTCTGGGTTTGAGTGAGATGAGACCCTACTTTGCCAAGGCTTATCTTGACCTCAAGAGCGAAATAAGAAAAGCGGTCTCAGCTTACGTGGATGACGTGAGGTCTGGCAAGTTCCCGGGGAAAGAAAACTATAAAGAGAGGGCCAGTTGA
- a CDS encoding phosphopantothenate/pantothenate synthetase has protein sequence MDSPYDSEKGGISSLVPENHPRRESLLLRERLTESMREGSVVPQGLIAHGRGECFDYLLGERTNDFAMKSINASAALLLISSHPVISVNGNMAALTARELVKLSKEIKAPLEVNLFYRNHEREVKIERTLKEAGAEEVLGVGNDASATIPELFSERRRVSPRGILVADTVFLAMEDGDRTEALTRIGKKVIAVDLNPLSRTSLKASITIVDNVIRVVPLLIKRIEELKGKGKDELVQIVNSFDNRKNLREALQFMSERLNQLALSL, from the coding sequence GTGGACAGTCCATACGATAGCGAGAAAGGGGGCATCAGTAGTTTAGTCCCTGAAAACCACCCAAGAAGGGAGTCACTTCTATTGAGGGAAAGGCTCACTGAGTCTATGCGTGAGGGGAGCGTAGTACCTCAAGGTCTAATAGCTCACGGCAGGGGAGAGTGTTTCGATTATCTCCTCGGCGAGAGGACTAACGACTTCGCCATGAAGAGCATAAACGCTTCTGCAGCCTTACTTTTGATCTCGTCTCACCCAGTGATCTCAGTAAACGGAAACATGGCTGCGCTGACGGCGCGCGAGTTGGTGAAACTCTCTAAGGAAATTAAGGCTCCTCTAGAGGTAAACTTGTTTTACAGGAACCATGAGAGAGAGGTCAAAATAGAGAGAACATTGAAGGAAGCTGGGGCCGAAGAGGTCCTAGGTGTAGGTAATGACGCATCAGCTACAATACCGGAATTATTCAGTGAGAGGAGAAGAGTTAGTCCAAGAGGAATACTGGTAGCTGACACAGTGTTTTTAGCAATGGAAGACGGTGACAGGACCGAGGCTTTGACGAGAATTGGAAAGAAAGTGATCGCAGTGGACCTAAACCCTCTTTCCAGAACATCATTGAAGGCCTCGATAACAATAGTGGACAACGTAATTAGAGTAGTTCCCCTTCTGATTAAGAGAATCGAGGAGTTAAAGGGAAAAGGAAAGGATGAGCTAGTTCAAATTGTCAATTCATTTGACAATAGGAAAAATCTGAGGGAAGCTCTCCAGTTCATGTCGGAGAGGCTGAATCAACTGGCCCTCTCTTTATAG
- a CDS encoding 4Fe-4S dicluster domain-containing protein — MILDASIFSRAIKFLDVSELKKIQNKEGSEVVLGRLTSMTGSTLQYGGVKVRSVPDKFEDGKVVRVTKEINSVYSQVETPSGATFKNVMEELNKLGLFPVLFPVYLKGTVGGFIATNGSGFGSYRFGFVSYKKNVHSLENDLAYLMVAKYTELIETKDENYHAWSGIMQDDGSVTFYSPAFYSSLIPSGERASVDTWKLIKEIDDRASKTVKRGYVPLIVRSTMEKLPKVRSSINMEYSLGYVVNYNSPVKYGVLLGSIEETRVPEILSFLKENPDVYPWPALQEYDEVHKLIISKVKKAEIKVPKRLVKMRNEFEEGMRCVNCGACLDSCLSFRVTKNPLYSPPGRFGRMLNEANADYCFGCKECEDACPVGIPISSITETIPKYNEEFEKLFVETPKADADIKQLVADLETRYKNRPVFLLFAGCSTKYDPLGLKGFLGFLSSSNGNLPSGLSPRVSLMDGECCGFADYVSGNESEAKKYVDKIKVLKDQLGAQGVYFLCPEGLYVYNKLSGDKGVLAYDVVKDSVGEGEVHAGCWARKLGIEGKHSECAGIWTMTYKGKSFPINIKNYLTICPFSTWKFGTTSVYSKFIIKDENRQETSKSNFNDTDLLNVIIDSINRSLLAAADEIAGKVYFWKAGGSQYFVLISSSIAKKYFYKILFENITKNKEVKEATREIIVNKPLFDEKIKSISEIISHQDFSSVVTELQKKILQSQNLEYSMSDVVNSKEFVEALSKISKTIVSPTIISDALAEAAYL; from the coding sequence TTGATTCTAGACGCCTCTATTTTCAGTAGAGCGATAAAATTTCTAGATGTTAGTGAACTAAAGAAGATACAGAACAAGGAAGGAAGTGAGGTAGTACTAGGAAGGCTTACCTCAATGACTGGGAGCACTCTACAATACGGAGGGGTTAAGGTCAGGTCTGTTCCTGATAAGTTCGAAGACGGCAAAGTAGTGAGGGTAACAAAGGAGATAAACAGCGTCTACTCTCAGGTAGAAACACCTTCAGGAGCAACCTTTAAAAACGTCATGGAGGAATTGAACAAGCTTGGATTGTTCCCGGTTCTATTCCCTGTATACCTGAAGGGAACGGTAGGAGGGTTTATCGCTACTAATGGATCCGGCTTCGGGAGCTATAGGTTCGGCTTCGTGAGTTATAAAAAGAACGTCCACTCCCTGGAAAACGACCTTGCATATCTAATGGTAGCTAAATACACAGAGCTAATTGAAACTAAGGATGAGAACTATCATGCTTGGAGTGGCATCATGCAAGACGATGGAAGTGTAACCTTCTATTCCCCTGCATTTTACTCCTCTCTGATACCCAGCGGTGAGAGGGCTAGCGTGGATACATGGAAGTTGATCAAAGAGATAGATGACAGAGCGTCAAAGACAGTGAAAAGAGGTTACGTTCCCCTCATTGTTAGGTCTACCATGGAGAAACTGCCTAAGGTTAGGTCTTCTATTAATATGGAATATAGCTTGGGTTATGTAGTAAATTACAACTCACCTGTGAAGTACGGTGTGCTCTTGGGTTCAATTGAGGAGACCAGGGTACCGGAAATCCTGTCTTTCCTTAAGGAGAACCCCGACGTCTATCCGTGGCCAGCTCTTCAGGAATATGACGAGGTCCACAAGTTGATAATTTCCAAGGTGAAGAAGGCTGAAATTAAGGTTCCGAAGAGACTTGTCAAGATGAGGAATGAGTTCGAAGAGGGAATGAGATGTGTTAACTGCGGGGCTTGCCTGGATTCATGTTTATCCTTCAGAGTCACCAAGAATCCTCTCTATTCTCCTCCGGGAAGGTTCGGGAGAATGCTAAATGAGGCAAACGCTGATTACTGCTTTGGGTGCAAGGAATGCGAAGACGCTTGTCCAGTGGGTATTCCAATATCATCAATTACCGAGACCATACCCAAATACAACGAAGAGTTCGAGAAACTTTTCGTAGAGACACCAAAGGCGGATGCAGACATTAAACAGCTTGTGGCAGACCTAGAAACCAGGTACAAGAACAGACCGGTTTTCCTACTTTTCGCCGGATGTTCTACAAAATACGATCCTCTGGGTCTGAAAGGCTTCTTAGGATTTCTAAGCTCCTCTAACGGGAACTTGCCTTCAGGACTTTCTCCTAGAGTGTCCCTCATGGATGGAGAATGTTGCGGTTTCGCCGATTACGTCTCAGGGAACGAGAGTGAAGCCAAGAAGTATGTAGACAAAATCAAGGTTCTAAAGGATCAATTGGGGGCTCAGGGGGTGTACTTTCTCTGCCCTGAAGGACTTTACGTATACAATAAACTTAGCGGGGACAAGGGAGTACTTGCATATGACGTAGTAAAGGATAGCGTCGGTGAAGGCGAAGTTCACGCAGGCTGTTGGGCAAGGAAGCTGGGGATAGAAGGCAAACACTCCGAATGTGCGGGCATATGGACTATGACATATAAGGGAAAGAGCTTTCCAATAAACATAAAGAATTATCTGACGATCTGTCCTTTCTCTACATGGAAATTTGGAACCACGTCGGTATACAGCAAGTTCATAATTAAAGATGAGAATAGACAGGAGACCTCAAAGAGCAACTTTAACGACACTGATCTTCTAAACGTTATTATCGATTCAATAAATAGGTCCTTGCTAGCTGCAGCAGACGAAATAGCTGGCAAAGTTTACTTCTGGAAGGCAGGAGGGTCACAGTACTTCGTTCTTATTTCCTCTTCAATAGCGAAAAAATACTTCTATAAAATTCTCTTTGAAAATATAACTAAAAATAAAGAAGTAAAAGAAGCAACAAGAGAAATAATAGTTAATAAGCCTCTTTTCGATGAGAAAATAAAGTCTATATCTGAGATAATTTCGCACCAAGATTTCTCCTCCGTGGTCACAGAGTTGCAGAAGAAGATACTTCAATCGCAAAACTTGGAGTACAGTATGTCTGACGTGGTGAATTCAAAGGAATTCGTGGAAGCTTTAAGCAAAATTTCAAAGACAATTGTATCGCCTACCATAATAAGCGACGCTCTCGCGGAAGCGGCGTATCTCTAG
- a CDS encoding GHMP family kinase ATP-binding protein, with protein sequence MVLVRVPLSVSALWYPVIGNTTSESGSIGISITLEPALIAEVRKGEGVKLNGNEVHVPNLNFLERKLGKVRMEVFSRVPLGYGYGMSGAMSLAYALGISEISGIKTENAVEVAHESEVITGNGLGDVLSELHGGVVCRENAGSPSKATFHNFYPEDRIILTKTVEKLPTKSILSRVEWVPSSVKNLCNSLNIERIFNEARRFTEALGFVSPYADSYRKKGIIVKMGNFESGVWTVHTIARKGASVV encoded by the coding sequence ATGGTTTTAGTTAGAGTTCCTCTCTCTGTATCAGCCCTTTGGTACCCTGTGATAGGTAATACAACTTCAGAAAGCGGATCAATAGGAATCTCGATCACCTTAGAGCCTGCTCTGATAGCGGAAGTGAGAAAAGGAGAAGGCGTGAAACTGAACGGAAATGAAGTCCACGTACCTAACCTCAATTTCCTCGAGAGGAAGCTCGGAAAGGTTAGAATGGAAGTTTTCTCGAGGGTCCCCCTCGGGTATGGCTACGGCATGAGCGGGGCAATGAGCCTAGCCTACGCCCTTGGGATATCAGAGATTTCCGGAATAAAGACAGAGAATGCAGTAGAGGTAGCACATGAAAGCGAGGTGATAACTGGTAACGGCTTAGGGGATGTCCTGTCAGAGCTACACGGGGGAGTAGTATGTAGAGAGAACGCTGGGTCTCCATCTAAGGCTACTTTCCACAATTTCTATCCCGAGGATCGAATTATCTTAACTAAGACTGTAGAGAAGCTTCCCACAAAGTCCATACTGTCCAGAGTTGAATGGGTTCCTTCCTCGGTGAAGAATCTGTGTAATTCACTTAATATTGAGAGAATATTTAATGAAGCTAGACGCTTCACCGAGGCGTTAGGCTTCGTCTCCCCTTATGCTGACTCGTACAGAAAGAAGGGAATAATAGTTAAAATGGGGAACTTTGAAAGTGGAGTGTGGACAGTCCATACGATAGCGAGAAAGGGGGCATCAGTAGTTTAG
- the thiD gene encoding bifunctional hydroxymethylpyrimidine kinase/phosphomethylpyrimidine kinase, with translation MQRVDSRDTLLSIAGYDSGNGAGVETDLKVFDFFGFHGAGAITAITAQNTTGVKGIYPVKAEELRHQIRTIVEDFHVSGIKTGMIYSADQVDVVLEEVDRLEAASHHVPLVVDPVIFAKDGTPLIKDVEHFKQLLRRALVVTPNAVEASLLMGGGKEVEDPVSACRELLNSFGSKYVVLKGGHIPGEKARDVLCWRGGHAEYILPRLENTDTHGTGSVFASALLSSYLKGSNMVNAVSEAKTVVYWGIKHGLHVGKGIGPIDPLVKMRKDFHKYHVLEEMREFAKFISEEKGFSKLIPEVQSNLAHSIPPNLVDGLEDIATYQGRIIKEWDGKVRVGFPAVFGNPTHTVRLLNGLIKRGVLADSLINVRFDERLIRKLSDEGYSVVEIFRENEPSWGEERTMDWIAEISSKEKASVAFDRGVKGKEAMIRIWSLGIDGLIRTLKLLLSE, from the coding sequence ATGCAGAGAGTTGATTCGCGTGATACGCTCCTTTCAATAGCAGGATATGACTCTGGAAACGGAGCAGGAGTCGAGACGGATCTTAAGGTTTTCGACTTTTTCGGTTTCCACGGAGCGGGGGCTATAACGGCGATTACAGCTCAGAACACTACGGGGGTAAAAGGGATTTATCCCGTTAAGGCAGAGGAATTAAGGCATCAAATAAGGACGATAGTGGAGGATTTTCACGTCTCTGGGATAAAGACAGGGATGATCTATAGTGCAGACCAAGTGGACGTTGTGCTCGAGGAGGTAGACAGACTAGAGGCTGCAAGCCATCACGTGCCATTGGTAGTCGATCCCGTGATCTTCGCAAAGGACGGAACTCCGCTCATAAAGGACGTGGAACACTTCAAACAACTATTGAGGAGGGCATTAGTCGTAACTCCTAACGCGGTAGAAGCCTCATTGCTTATGGGAGGGGGTAAAGAGGTAGAAGATCCCGTCTCAGCATGCAGGGAACTCCTCAACAGTTTCGGGTCTAAATACGTGGTTCTAAAGGGAGGCCATATACCAGGGGAAAAGGCGAGAGATGTCCTTTGCTGGAGAGGAGGGCACGCTGAATACATTCTTCCGAGGCTGGAAAACACCGATACTCACGGTACGGGGAGCGTCTTTGCCTCAGCCCTCCTGTCCTCTTACCTCAAGGGCAGTAATATGGTGAATGCTGTGTCTGAAGCCAAGACGGTAGTGTACTGGGGAATAAAACACGGCCTCCATGTGGGTAAGGGAATAGGTCCTATAGATCCTTTAGTTAAAATGAGGAAGGACTTTCATAAGTATCATGTACTTGAGGAGATGAGGGAATTCGCTAAATTCATAAGTGAAGAGAAGGGCTTCTCGAAACTCATACCTGAAGTTCAATCTAATTTGGCCCACTCAATCCCTCCAAATCTAGTTGATGGTTTAGAGGACATTGCAACATATCAGGGGAGGATAATCAAGGAATGGGACGGCAAGGTTAGGGTAGGTTTCCCCGCAGTTTTCGGCAATCCAACGCATACTGTTAGACTCCTGAACGGGCTCATAAAGAGGGGGGTTCTGGCTGACTCCCTGATTAACGTGAGGTTCGATGAGAGGCTCATACGCAAGCTCTCTGACGAAGGGTATTCAGTTGTCGAGATATTCAGAGAGAACGAACCATCTTGGGGTGAGGAGAGGACAATGGACTGGATAGCCGAGATATCCTCGAAAGAGAAAGCCAGCGTTGCGTTCGATAGAGGGGTGAAAGGGAAGGAAGCGATGATTAGGATATGGTCGCTGGGAATAGATGGGCTAATTAGAACCTTGAAGTTACTCTTAAGTGAGTAA
- a CDS encoding ABC transporter ATP-binding protein, with translation MSPNFRRNSVVLSLTLPTMRSLYEYNNISYPVITDCMIESETVVDVTDLKKRFGQKYVLKKVSFKVFSGEVFGIVGPNGAGKTTTLRILAGIIRSFEGKVELSGTTPEKAREKGLIAYMPEDTFPYDRLTGIENLRFYAELYAKGDKRKVEEYVETAIKIADLGDRIEDRASEYSRGMKRRLIIARTLMTSPRLAILDEPTSALDVESAINVRHKITDIAREKGVTVLLSSHNMLEVEYLCNRVVMIEGGKTFLEGTPKELVSKMGVQNLEEAFIKMTKMNEGTQQKSF, from the coding sequence CTGTCTCCGAACTTCAGGAGAAACTCCGTAGTTCTATCCCTGACGTTACCGACCATGAGGTCATTATATGAATATAATAATATATCATATCCAGTAATAACAGATTGTATGATCGAGAGTGAAACCGTCGTTGATGTTACCGACCTGAAGAAGCGTTTCGGTCAAAAGTATGTCTTGAAGAAGGTGTCTTTCAAGGTCTTCTCAGGGGAAGTCTTCGGGATAGTAGGACCTAACGGGGCCGGAAAGACGACCACATTGAGAATACTAGCAGGGATAATAAGGTCTTTTGAGGGCAAGGTTGAGCTCAGCGGTACCACGCCTGAGAAAGCAAGAGAGAAGGGGTTAATAGCTTACATGCCGGAGGACACTTTCCCGTACGATAGGTTGACCGGGATAGAGAACTTGAGGTTTTACGCTGAACTGTACGCTAAGGGCGATAAGAGGAAGGTCGAGGAGTACGTTGAGACCGCGATAAAGATAGCTGACCTAGGGGACAGAATAGAGGACAGAGCTTCCGAATACAGCAGAGGAATGAAGAGGAGGCTGATCATAGCGAGGACTCTCATGACCAGCCCTAGGTTGGCAATTTTAGACGAACCGACCTCTGCCCTAGACGTGGAGTCTGCAATCAACGTCAGACATAAGATCACCGACATAGCCAGAGAGAAAGGGGTCACAGTCCTCCTCTCATCTCACAACATGTTGGAGGTAGAGTACCTTTGCAACCGAGTGGTGATGATAGAAGGAGGGAAGACTTTCCTTGAGGGTACTCCTAAGGAACTCGTATCTAAGATGGGGGTCCAGAACTTGGAAGAGGCGTTCATAAAGATGACCAAGATGAATGAGGGGACTCAGCAAAAGTCATTTTAG
- a CDS encoding MoaD family protein has protein sequence MRIKVLYFALLKDITGKQEEYIETDCKDVECLKEELSRRWGASFSNLVNGRKGVKVIFLVNGETGREIKEGDEVALMPPPAGGDLVKGKIDIMEEIRKFRSSAPLDAGSLVVYVGFVKGNVEGHQVRELDYESYEEYTRKRFHEIEGSMKEKYKDLIDLKIVHAIDSMKPGEDVMVIMALGRGRKDSIDAVKETVELVKHTTGIWKLEKRDDGDYWVVAGNTRVKKGDAES, from the coding sequence ATGAGAATAAAGGTGCTTTACTTTGCCTTGTTGAAGGACATAACGGGAAAGCAGGAGGAATACATCGAGACGGACTGTAAGGACGTCGAGTGCCTGAAGGAGGAGCTCTCTAGGAGATGGGGTGCATCTTTTTCAAATTTAGTTAACGGGAGAAAAGGGGTTAAAGTGATATTTCTTGTTAACGGAGAGACTGGTCGCGAAATAAAGGAAGGCGATGAAGTGGCCCTCATGCCTCCTCCAGCAGGAGGAGACTTAGTGAAAGGAAAAATAGACATCATGGAGGAAATCAGGAAATTCAGGAGTTCAGCGCCACTAGACGCAGGCTCCCTGGTTGTATATGTTGGCTTCGTCAAGGGTAATGTAGAAGGTCATCAAGTGAGAGAACTCGATTACGAGAGTTACGAAGAGTACACCAGGAAAAGGTTTCATGAAATCGAGGGATCCATGAAAGAGAAATATAAGGACCTTATTGACCTCAAGATAGTACATGCTATAGATTCGATGAAACCCGGTGAAGACGTGATGGTAATTATGGCGCTCGGGAGGGGAAGGAAGGACTCCATAGATGCAGTGAAGGAAACTGTGGAACTGGTGAAGCATACCACGGGAATATGGAAGTTAGAGAAGAGAGACGACGGTGATTACTGGGTGGTTGCAGGTAACACGAGGGTGAAGAAGGGAGATGCAGAGAGTTGA